A genomic segment from Sparus aurata chromosome 20, fSpaAur1.1, whole genome shotgun sequence encodes:
- the oxld1 gene encoding uncharacterized protein oxld1, giving the protein MLGLGVNALRSSMSLQKLCILSLLHMRHRFYHCPLQLWSRSPHCGPVRCLSTGPDSPASPLPSTLTESSECTEPEPGRSPSTWTPDQGPPPAPTHCCMSGCHNCVWIEHAEQLLAYYHDGGEQALSAIEENVLDENLKTYLKMEIRLMKKT; this is encoded by the exons ATGCTGGGTCTGGGTGTGAACGCGCTGAGGTCGTCCATGTCCTTACAAAAG ctgtgCATCCTCTCCCTGCTACACATGAGACATCGCTTCTATCACTGCCCTCTGCAGCTGTGGAGCAGAAGTCCACACTGTGGGCCGGTTCGCTGCCTCTCCACTGGACCAGACTCACCTGCTTCACCTCTTCCCTCCACACTGACTGAGTCCTCTGAGTGCACTGAACCAGAGCCCGGCCGCAGTCCCTCCACCTGGACTCCTGACCAGGGTCCACCGCCCGCCCCCACCCACTGCTGCATGAGCGGCTGTCACAACTGTGTGTGGATCGAACACGCGGAGCAGCTGCTGGCGTATTACCACGACGGAGGGGAACAGGCGCTCAGCGCTATCGAGGAGAACGTCCTGGACGAGAACCTCAAAACCTACTTAAAGATGGAGATCAGGCTGATGAAAAAGACGTGA